In the Acropora muricata isolate sample 2 chromosome 10, ASM3666990v1, whole genome shotgun sequence genome, one interval contains:
- the LOC136931999 gene encoding putative histone-lysine N-methyltransferase PRDM6 isoform X1: MGMEIQEYYENSRLASKIFNDDEWQNVFQPVTNTLRYQGNSGRSSLSPKVEVRKLPITIDDLERSLFLQNDVRLINIHMPTATKQRQFFWCDACACPKDTGFQCPQHKNKTFTTKETLPLALKSLPPEVGLCMSSIPGAGCGICARKRIPVGAWIGPYEGKAIKPEDLTISMDTAYMWEIYKDGKLSGFVDGKDLNATSWMRFIRCARHKAEQNLFAFQYFGKVFYRAFKEILPGKEMLVWYDEKYPQYLGIPAFIFDMGDTMPQGAYAPSRVIAVSPQQKKKGKKNHPLDTSIMETVFPSPPPSPLSNPTRSIQHTPFSFDEISHLSHKRKSDDHTNEVAVKKYALIQGRDIPLPQHEGNLARDDLKTGTRVVHIPQRQRKLTTNSSSWSHSPKSLGTIVSSQDSQKVNHFGDLLRDDTQLHSQDLKTRQLFPFWRGDATHKYISGASSEKSV, encoded by the exons ATGGGAATGGAGATACAAGAATATTATGAG AATTCAAGATTAGCTTCAAAAATATTTAATGATGACGAGTGGCAaaatgtttttcaaccagtaaCAAATACACTTCGGTATCAAGGAAACAGCGGTCGCTCCAGTCTCTCTCCAAAAGTTGAGGTGAGGAAGCTGCCAATCACTATCGACGACTTAGAGAGAAGTCTCTTCCTTCAAAATGATGTCCGGCTCATCAATATCCACATGCCCACAGCAACAAAGCAAAGGCAATTTTTTT GGTGTGACGCATGTGCATGTCCAAAGGATACAGGCTTTCAATGTCCTCAACATAAGAACAAGACATTCACAACGAAAGAGACACTGCCATTGGCTCTAAAGTCACTTCCGCCGGAAGTTGGGCTGTGTATGTCCAGCATACCTGGCGCAGGGTGCGGTATTTGCGCAAGGAAAAGGATTCCTGTTGGAGCGTGGATTGGTCCGTATGAGGGGAAAGCTATAAAGCCTGAAGATTTGACAATATCTATGGATACAGCCTACATGTGGGag ATCTATAAAGACGGTAAATTGTCAGGGTTCGTTGATGGAAAAGACTTGAATGCCACAAGCTGGATGCGGTTCATTCGCTGTGCCCGCCACAAAGCCGAACAAAACCTGTTTGCTTTCCAATATTTCGGAAAAGTGTTTTATCGTGCTTTCAAAGAAATTCTTCCTGGGAAAGAAATGTTGGTATGGTATGACGAAAAATACCCACAGTACCTTGGAATCCCTGCATTCATATTTGATATGGGAGACACTATGCCTCAAG gagCTTATGCCCCCTCACGGGTTATAGCTGTTTCTCCTCAACAGAAGAAGAAAGGCAAGAAAAATCATCCACTGGACACGAGCATTATGGAGACTGTTTTCCCCAGTCCTCCTCCGTCTCCTCTTTCTAATCCTACGAGGTCAATTCAACACACTCCGTTTTCATTTGATGAAATAAGTCATCTCTCGCATAAACGGAAAAGTGATGATCATACAAATGAAGTTGCTGTTAAAAAGTATGCTCTGATTCAAGGCAGGGATATTCCACTGCCACAACATGAAGGAAATTTAGCAAGAGACGACTTAAAAACCGGTACCAGAGTAGTTCACATCCCACAAAGACAGAGGAAACTCACAACAAACTCTTCTTCATGGAGTCACAGTCCAAAATCACTTGGCACAATAGTTAGTAGCCAGGATTCACAAAAGGTCAACCACTTTGGAGATTTGTTACGTGATGATACTCAATTGCACTCCCAGGACCTCAAAACTAGGCAATTATTTCCTTTTTGGAGAGGTGATGCAACACACAAATATATTTCTGGAGCAAGCTCTGAAAAATCTGTCTGA
- the LOC136931999 gene encoding putative histone-lysine N-methyltransferase PRDM6 isoform X2: MPTATKQRQFFWCDACACPKDTGFQCPQHKNKTFTTKETLPLALKSLPPEVGLCMSSIPGAGCGICARKRIPVGAWIGPYEGKAIKPEDLTISMDTAYMWEIYKDGKLSGFVDGKDLNATSWMRFIRCARHKAEQNLFAFQYFGKVFYRAFKEILPGKEMLVWYDEKYPQYLGIPAFIFDMGDTMPQGAYAPSRVIAVSPQQKKKGKKNHPLDTSIMETVFPSPPPSPLSNPTRSIQHTPFSFDEISHLSHKRKSDDHTNEVAVKKYALIQGRDIPLPQHEGNLARDDLKTGTRVVHIPQRQRKLTTNSSSWSHSPKSLGTIVSSQDSQKVNHFGDLLRDDTQLHSQDLKTRQLFPFWRGDATHKYISGASSEKSV, from the exons ATGCCCACAGCAACAAAGCAAAGGCAATTTTTTT GGTGTGACGCATGTGCATGTCCAAAGGATACAGGCTTTCAATGTCCTCAACATAAGAACAAGACATTCACAACGAAAGAGACACTGCCATTGGCTCTAAAGTCACTTCCGCCGGAAGTTGGGCTGTGTATGTCCAGCATACCTGGCGCAGGGTGCGGTATTTGCGCAAGGAAAAGGATTCCTGTTGGAGCGTGGATTGGTCCGTATGAGGGGAAAGCTATAAAGCCTGAAGATTTGACAATATCTATGGATACAGCCTACATGTGGGag ATCTATAAAGACGGTAAATTGTCAGGGTTCGTTGATGGAAAAGACTTGAATGCCACAAGCTGGATGCGGTTCATTCGCTGTGCCCGCCACAAAGCCGAACAAAACCTGTTTGCTTTCCAATATTTCGGAAAAGTGTTTTATCGTGCTTTCAAAGAAATTCTTCCTGGGAAAGAAATGTTGGTATGGTATGACGAAAAATACCCACAGTACCTTGGAATCCCTGCATTCATATTTGATATGGGAGACACTATGCCTCAAG gagCTTATGCCCCCTCACGGGTTATAGCTGTTTCTCCTCAACAGAAGAAGAAAGGCAAGAAAAATCATCCACTGGACACGAGCATTATGGAGACTGTTTTCCCCAGTCCTCCTCCGTCTCCTCTTTCTAATCCTACGAGGTCAATTCAACACACTCCGTTTTCATTTGATGAAATAAGTCATCTCTCGCATAAACGGAAAAGTGATGATCATACAAATGAAGTTGCTGTTAAAAAGTATGCTCTGATTCAAGGCAGGGATATTCCACTGCCACAACATGAAGGAAATTTAGCAAGAGACGACTTAAAAACCGGTACCAGAGTAGTTCACATCCCACAAAGACAGAGGAAACTCACAACAAACTCTTCTTCATGGAGTCACAGTCCAAAATCACTTGGCACAATAGTTAGTAGCCAGGATTCACAAAAGGTCAACCACTTTGGAGATTTGTTACGTGATGATACTCAATTGCACTCCCAGGACCTCAAAACTAGGCAATTATTTCCTTTTTGGAGAGGTGATGCAACACACAAATATATTTCTGGAGCAAGCTCTGAAAAATCTGTCTGA
- the LOC136931998 gene encoding putative histone-lysine N-methyltransferase PRDM6 isoform X2: protein MTCFWCDAGSTDPSFACPRHKHETPAHRHKSRLSLPLKSLPPEVELCVSSIPGEGYGVCAKRSIPVGAWIGPYEGKYLRPEDLPLFADTSYMWEIFKDGELVGYVDGSDEKLSSWMRFIRCARHKQEQNLFAFQYLGKVYYRAFKAIQPGEEMLVWYDEKYQQYLGLPSVMFDMANVKNAGANFPPEKSGTVLPKTDNSCSKETSRAPNQFPPSPPSSVPSPSSPPSPDSQPSSPNKSRSSEPAIDQQCKVRSAFDFSSASVNREGPQFPPSPPLSSPGSIRSETASPNYCENESRISLLAQKPVYTGVTELSLWKCGQCKKSFPQRIMLQVHVCNEAPKKPYQCGHCTQSFSSPAHLRAHAVNHVSKKPFKCGYCSRAFAGATTLNNHIRTHTGEKPFVCDKCGKNFTQGSQLSRHQRIPGDCVKQD from the exons ATGACTTGTTTCT GGTGTGACGCAGGTTCTACTGATCCAAGCTTTGCGTGCCCCCGTCACAAACACGAAACACCTGCCCACCGACATAAGTCCCGGTTATCCCTTCCTCTGAAGTCACTTCCACCCGAAGTTGAGTTATGCGTCTCCAGTATACCAGGAGAGGGATATGGTGTTTGTGCCAAGCGCTCGATTCCTGTTGGGGCATGGATTGGTCCATATGAGGGAAAATACCTGAGGCCAGAGGATCTTCCTCTGTTCGCTGATACATCTTATATGTGGGAG ATCTTCAAAGACGGTGAATTGGTTGGATATGTTGATGGAAGCGACGAGAAACTTTCAAGCTGGATGCGGTTTATCCGTTGCGCCAGACACAAACAAGAACAGAacctgtttgctttccagtatTTAGGCAAAGTGTATTATCGCGCATTCAAGGCCATTCAACCAGGAGAAGAAATGCTTGTATGGTACGATGAAAAGTATCAACAGTATCTTGGGCTTCCCAGCGTTATGTTTGATATGGCTAACGTCAAGAATGCAG GAGCGAACTTTCCGCCGGAGAAATCAGGAACTGTTCTGCCTAAAACGGACAACTCATGTTCAAAAGAGACTTCGAGGGCACCAAATCAGTTCCCACCCTCGCCTCCCAGCTCGGTTCCTTCACCCTCCAGTCCACCCTCACCTGACAGCCAGCCAAGCTCTCCTAACAAATCACGCAGTAGCGAACCAGCTATTGATCAACAATGTAAGGTGAGGTCTGCCTTCGATTTTTCGTCAGCTAGTGTAAACCGCGAAGGGCCACAGTTTCCTCCGTCGCCGCCTCTTTCGTCGCCCGGCAGCATCAGGAGTGAGACTGCTTCTCCAAACTACTGTGAAAATGAAAGCAGAATTTCACTTCTCGCTCAAAAGCCAGTATATACCGGCGTCACTGAGCTGAGCCTGTGGAAATGCGGTCAGTGTAAGAAGTCCTTCCCTCAACGGATCATGCTCCAAGTGCATGTCTGTAATGAAGCTCCAAAGAAACCATACCAATGCGGCCACTGCACTCAAAGCTTCTCCTCACCAGCGCACCTGCGTGCTCATGCAGTCAATCATGTCAGTAAGAAACCATTCAAGTGTGGTTACTGTTCCCGCGCTTTTGCTGGGGCTACGACTTTGAATAACCATATCAGAACACACACTGGAGAAAAACCATTTGTTTGCGACAAGTGCGGGAAGAATTTTACACAGGGTTCCCAGCTTAGTAGGCATCAGAGAATTCCCGGAGACTGCGTTAAACAGGACTGA
- the LOC136931998 gene encoding putative histone-lysine N-methyltransferase PRDM6 isoform X1 gives MDLEIKELQYDKPLASSSRKRVISCEPATYKRAKVSPPLGSSVPPQRSRYTFSDDDIQKCLFSKSGIKPVISQDMTCFWCDAGSTDPSFACPRHKHETPAHRHKSRLSLPLKSLPPEVELCVSSIPGEGYGVCAKRSIPVGAWIGPYEGKYLRPEDLPLFADTSYMWEIFKDGELVGYVDGSDEKLSSWMRFIRCARHKQEQNLFAFQYLGKVYYRAFKAIQPGEEMLVWYDEKYQQYLGLPSVMFDMANVKNAGANFPPEKSGTVLPKTDNSCSKETSRAPNQFPPSPPSSVPSPSSPPSPDSQPSSPNKSRSSEPAIDQQCKVRSAFDFSSASVNREGPQFPPSPPLSSPGSIRSETASPNYCENESRISLLAQKPVYTGVTELSLWKCGQCKKSFPQRIMLQVHVCNEAPKKPYQCGHCTQSFSSPAHLRAHAVNHVSKKPFKCGYCSRAFAGATTLNNHIRTHTGEKPFVCDKCGKNFTQGSQLSRHQRIPGDCVKQD, from the exons ATGGATCTCGAAATCAAG GAGTTACAATATGATAAACCTTTAGCGTCGAGCAGTCGAAAGAGGGTCATCTCTTGTGAGCCAGCAACTTATAAACGCGCAAAGGTTTCACCACCGCTGGGATCGTCAGTTCCCCCTCAGAGATCGCGATATACCTTCAGCGATGATGATATACAGAAATGTCTCTTCTCTAAATCAGGCATTAAACCAGTCATCAGTCAGGATATGACTTGTTTCT GGTGTGACGCAGGTTCTACTGATCCAAGCTTTGCGTGCCCCCGTCACAAACACGAAACACCTGCCCACCGACATAAGTCCCGGTTATCCCTTCCTCTGAAGTCACTTCCACCCGAAGTTGAGTTATGCGTCTCCAGTATACCAGGAGAGGGATATGGTGTTTGTGCCAAGCGCTCGATTCCTGTTGGGGCATGGATTGGTCCATATGAGGGAAAATACCTGAGGCCAGAGGATCTTCCTCTGTTCGCTGATACATCTTATATGTGGGAG ATCTTCAAAGACGGTGAATTGGTTGGATATGTTGATGGAAGCGACGAGAAACTTTCAAGCTGGATGCGGTTTATCCGTTGCGCCAGACACAAACAAGAACAGAacctgtttgctttccagtatTTAGGCAAAGTGTATTATCGCGCATTCAAGGCCATTCAACCAGGAGAAGAAATGCTTGTATGGTACGATGAAAAGTATCAACAGTATCTTGGGCTTCCCAGCGTTATGTTTGATATGGCTAACGTCAAGAATGCAG GAGCGAACTTTCCGCCGGAGAAATCAGGAACTGTTCTGCCTAAAACGGACAACTCATGTTCAAAAGAGACTTCGAGGGCACCAAATCAGTTCCCACCCTCGCCTCCCAGCTCGGTTCCTTCACCCTCCAGTCCACCCTCACCTGACAGCCAGCCAAGCTCTCCTAACAAATCACGCAGTAGCGAACCAGCTATTGATCAACAATGTAAGGTGAGGTCTGCCTTCGATTTTTCGTCAGCTAGTGTAAACCGCGAAGGGCCACAGTTTCCTCCGTCGCCGCCTCTTTCGTCGCCCGGCAGCATCAGGAGTGAGACTGCTTCTCCAAACTACTGTGAAAATGAAAGCAGAATTTCACTTCTCGCTCAAAAGCCAGTATATACCGGCGTCACTGAGCTGAGCCTGTGGAAATGCGGTCAGTGTAAGAAGTCCTTCCCTCAACGGATCATGCTCCAAGTGCATGTCTGTAATGAAGCTCCAAAGAAACCATACCAATGCGGCCACTGCACTCAAAGCTTCTCCTCACCAGCGCACCTGCGTGCTCATGCAGTCAATCATGTCAGTAAGAAACCATTCAAGTGTGGTTACTGTTCCCGCGCTTTTGCTGGGGCTACGACTTTGAATAACCATATCAGAACACACACTGGAGAAAAACCATTTGTTTGCGACAAGTGCGGGAAGAATTTTACACAGGGTTCCCAGCTTAGTAGGCATCAGAGAATTCCCGGAGACTGCGTTAAACAGGACTGA